The Benincasa hispida cultivar B227 chromosome 9, ASM972705v1, whole genome shotgun sequence genome has a segment encoding these proteins:
- the LOC120085240 gene encoding uncharacterized protein YnbB-like isoform X2 — MWGLSCSFLSYPSPNFRTSVPAATLRSGTSLPVPLDRKHYTSDTPFAPEHFGGSTGYGHDEAGGREALDNAFAEIVGAESAIVRSQFFSGTHAITCALFALLRPGDELLAVAGAPYDTLEEVIGKRDSQGLGSLKDFGVEYREVPLAEDGGLDWEKLASALKPQTKCALIQRSCGYSWRRSLSIDEIGKAIRLIKMQNPDCLVMVDNCYGEFVETTEPPTVGADLIAGSLIKNPGGTIAPCGGYVAGRDKWVKAAAARLSAPGLGVDSGSTPGDMMRAFFQGLFLSPQMVGEAVKGMILIAEVMASKGYKVQPLPRAPRHDTVQAVQLGSREVLLAFCEAVQRSSPVASFTKPVPGITPGYASEVIFADGTFIDGSTSELSCDGPLREPFAVFCQGGTHWTQWGLVLGEVLKSV, encoded by the exons ATGTGGGGCTTATCCTGCTCTTTCCTTTCTTATCCGTCGCCTAATTTCAGAACTTCCGTTCCGGCAGCAACTCTTCGCTCCGGCACTTCTTTACCGGTGCCCCTCGATCGGAAACATTACACTTCCGACACCCCATTTGCTCCTGAG CATTTTGGAGGATCCACTGGTTATGGTCATGACGAAGCTGGAGGGCGTGAGGCACTTGACAATGCTTTTGCTGAGATAGTTGGAGCAGAATCTGCAATAGTCCGATCACAG TTTTTCTCAGGTACTCATGCTATTACATGTGCTTTATTTGCTCTTTTGAGGCCAGGGGATGAG CTTTTGGCAGTAGCTGGTGCTCCATATGACACACTAGAGGAGGTCATTGGCAAAAGAGATTCTCAGGGGCTGGGTTCCTTGAAAGATTTTGGAGTAGAGTATCGAGAAGTTCCA CTTGCTGAGGACGGTGGACTTGACTGGGAAAAGCTTGCAAGTGCTTTGAAACCTCAAACAAAATGTGCACTCATACAAAGGTCATGTGGTTATTCTTGGCGGCGAAGTTTAAGTATTGACGAAATAGGAAAAGCAATAAGACTGATCAAG ATGCAAAATCCTGATTGCTTGGTGATGGTGGATAACTGTTATGGAGAATTTGTGGAAACCACTGAACCTCCAACTGTG GGTGCGGATTTAATTGCAGGAAGTTTGATAAAAAATCCTGGTGGAACAATTGCACCTTGTGGTGGATACGTTGCAGGTCGTGACAAATGGGTGAAGGCAGCTGCAGCTCGTTTATCTGCACCCGGCTTGGGGGTGGATTCGGGATCTACCCCTGGTGATATGATGAGGGCATTTTTTCAAGGATTATTCCTTTCACCTCAAATGGTTGGTGAGGCAGTTAAG GGAATGATCCTAATAGCTGAAGTCATGGCATCAAAAGGCTACAAAGTCCAGCCACTTCCACGTGCACCCCGCCATGACACTGTACAG GCTGTACAACTTGGAAGTCGTGAAGTTTTGCTTGCATTCTGTGAGGCTGTACAGAGAAGCTCTCCTGTCGCTTCCTTTACGAAACCAGTTCCAGGAATAACTCCTGGATATGCATCAGAG GTGATCTTTGCTGATGGAACTTTCATTGATGGGAGCACAAGTGAACTTTCTTGCGATGGACCTCTAAGAGAGCCATTTGCAGTCTTTTGCCAG GGTGGAACACATTGGACCCAGTGGGGCTTAGTACTAGGAGAGGTTTTGAAATCtgtgtaa
- the LOC120085993 gene encoding transmembrane protein 184C-like encodes MDFGQMIFLAVTSSFVLTSIFSLWLLTQHLSNWKKPAEQKAIVIIILMAPLYAGISYIGLLEFMASSTFFLLLESIKECYEALVISKFLSLLYSYLNISISKNIVPDEIKGREIHHTFPITLFQPHTARLNHHTLKLLKNWTYQFVVIRPVCSILMIALQLIDVYPSWLSWTFTIILNVSVSLALYSLVIFYHVFDKELKQHSPLAKFLCIKGIVFFCFWQGIVLEMLAAVGIIKQEHAWFDVEHINEALQNTLVCVEMVFFAMIQISAYSATPYKSQSAAKSKLEKKEQ; translated from the exons ATGGATTTTGGACAGATGATTTTTCTTGCGGTTACTTCATCTTTTGTTCtcacttcaattttttcattATGGCTCCTTACCCAACATCTGTCTAACTGGAAAAAACCAGCGGAACAAAAGGCCATTGTTATTATAATTCTTATGGCTCCTTTATATGCTGGTATCTCCTACATCGGTCTGTTGGAATTTATGGCAAGCAGTACTTTCTTTTTGTTATTGGAATCAATTAAGGAATGTTATGAAGCTTTG GTTATATCTAAGTTCTTGAGTTTACTGTACAGCTACTTGAATATATCCATAAGCAAAAACATTGTGCCAGATGAGATCAAAGGTAGAGAAATCCACCATACTTTTCCGATTACCCTCTTTCAG CCTCACACTGCTCGATTGAATCATCACACATTGAAGCTTCTCAAGAACTGGACCTATCAATTTGTGGTGATTCGTCCTGTATGTTCCATCTTGATGATTGCTCTTCAACTAATTGATGTATATCCAAGCTGGCTCAGTTGGACATTTACTATCATATTAAATGTCTCAGTGTCGCTTGCTCTGTATTCCCTGGTGATTTTCTATCATGTATTTGATAAGGAGTTGAAACAACATAGCCCTCTTGCAAAGTTCTTGTGCATCAAAGGGATTGTCTTTTTCTGCTTCTGGCAG GGAATTGTTCTTGAGATGCTCGCTGCAGTGGGCATAATCAAACAGGAACATGCCTGGTTTGATGTTGAACACATAAATGAAGCCTTACAAAATACTCTAGTTTGTGTGGAGATGGTTTTCTTTGCGATGATTCAGATTTCTGCATACAGTGCTACCCCTTACAAATCTCAATCTGCAGCAAAATCTAAACTAGAGAAGAAGGAACAGTGA
- the LOC120085240 gene encoding uncharacterized protein YnbB-like isoform X1, protein MWGLSCSFLSYPSPNFRTSVPAATLRSGTSLPVPLDRKHYTSDTPFAPEVVKAVDSLQYEFRAVDNLVASNSTKVLKAFQNARLGSHHFGGSTGYGHDEAGGREALDNAFAEIVGAESAIVRSQFFSGTHAITCALFALLRPGDELLAVAGAPYDTLEEVIGKRDSQGLGSLKDFGVEYREVPLAEDGGLDWEKLASALKPQTKCALIQRSCGYSWRRSLSIDEIGKAIRLIKMQNPDCLVMVDNCYGEFVETTEPPTVGADLIAGSLIKNPGGTIAPCGGYVAGRDKWVKAAAARLSAPGLGVDSGSTPGDMMRAFFQGLFLSPQMVGEAVKGMILIAEVMASKGYKVQPLPRAPRHDTVQAVQLGSREVLLAFCEAVQRSSPVASFTKPVPGITPGYASEVIFADGTFIDGSTSELSCDGPLREPFAVFCQGGTHWTQWGLVLGEVLKSV, encoded by the exons ATGTGGGGCTTATCCTGCTCTTTCCTTTCTTATCCGTCGCCTAATTTCAGAACTTCCGTTCCGGCAGCAACTCTTCGCTCCGGCACTTCTTTACCGGTGCCCCTCGATCGGAAACATTACACTTCCGACACCCCATTTGCTCCTGAG GTTGTTAAGGCAGTAGACTCCTTGCAGTATGAATTCAGGGCAGTGGATAATTTGGTGGCAAGTAATTCTACTAAAGTTCTCAAAGCCTTTCAGAATGCTCGGTTAGGATCTCAT CATTTTGGAGGATCCACTGGTTATGGTCATGACGAAGCTGGAGGGCGTGAGGCACTTGACAATGCTTTTGCTGAGATAGTTGGAGCAGAATCTGCAATAGTCCGATCACAG TTTTTCTCAGGTACTCATGCTATTACATGTGCTTTATTTGCTCTTTTGAGGCCAGGGGATGAG CTTTTGGCAGTAGCTGGTGCTCCATATGACACACTAGAGGAGGTCATTGGCAAAAGAGATTCTCAGGGGCTGGGTTCCTTGAAAGATTTTGGAGTAGAGTATCGAGAAGTTCCA CTTGCTGAGGACGGTGGACTTGACTGGGAAAAGCTTGCAAGTGCTTTGAAACCTCAAACAAAATGTGCACTCATACAAAGGTCATGTGGTTATTCTTGGCGGCGAAGTTTAAGTATTGACGAAATAGGAAAAGCAATAAGACTGATCAAG ATGCAAAATCCTGATTGCTTGGTGATGGTGGATAACTGTTATGGAGAATTTGTGGAAACCACTGAACCTCCAACTGTG GGTGCGGATTTAATTGCAGGAAGTTTGATAAAAAATCCTGGTGGAACAATTGCACCTTGTGGTGGATACGTTGCAGGTCGTGACAAATGGGTGAAGGCAGCTGCAGCTCGTTTATCTGCACCCGGCTTGGGGGTGGATTCGGGATCTACCCCTGGTGATATGATGAGGGCATTTTTTCAAGGATTATTCCTTTCACCTCAAATGGTTGGTGAGGCAGTTAAG GGAATGATCCTAATAGCTGAAGTCATGGCATCAAAAGGCTACAAAGTCCAGCCACTTCCACGTGCACCCCGCCATGACACTGTACAG GCTGTACAACTTGGAAGTCGTGAAGTTTTGCTTGCATTCTGTGAGGCTGTACAGAGAAGCTCTCCTGTCGCTTCCTTTACGAAACCAGTTCCAGGAATAACTCCTGGATATGCATCAGAG GTGATCTTTGCTGATGGAACTTTCATTGATGGGAGCACAAGTGAACTTTCTTGCGATGGACCTCTAAGAGAGCCATTTGCAGTCTTTTGCCAG GGTGGAACACATTGGACCCAGTGGGGCTTAGTACTAGGAGAGGTTTTGAAATCtgtgtaa
- the LOC120085994 gene encoding uncharacterized protein LOC120085994, with translation MEGKFTVSPKRGWKQMEHKEATGAVHEEMKRVQRLPSNSTYATHRLRVLNKILQLLSIQRTVSQEEELELLFAGLSL, from the exons ATGGAAGGTAAATTCACTGTCTCACCTAAAAGAGGTTGGAAACAAATGGAACATAAAGAGGCGACCGGAGCTGTTCATGAAGAAATGAAACGAGTGCAACGGCTTCCTTCTAACAGTACCTATGCTACTCATCGGTTGCGGGTTTTAAACAAAATTCTGCAGCTTTTATCAATTCAG AGAACTGTATCACAGGAAGAGGAACTGGAGTTGCTGTTTGCTGGGCTTTCTCTGTGA